Proteins encoded in a region of the Zea mays cultivar B73 chromosome 4, Zm-B73-REFERENCE-NAM-5.0, whole genome shotgun sequence genome:
- the LOC103654516 gene encoding putative disease resistance protein RGA3 produces MASGGVVASLLSSATKLLDLLRGAPSVSRRAGQQQPVSADVHRLQRLLRRIQATIDDAGEREIRDSSVKLWIAEITVVARDAEDVLEDYRYELIRRRVQRLEGTGGGASTSCKRKHHHDDQGYGIRERMIRKITRRFSISTDRAGFQFRPEGDDGSTSEGIVDITRWFEEIHTDQTAAQLRPEDEDGDISKRIGEIIRRFEEITGDRAALHLGQEDGERNTWSGRDSTWESRVTSHLLDESCVFGRTKEKEHVVKLVKSYSKCPGIHVLPIVGMGGIGKTTVAQMVYREVQESYDLLSWVHVPETFDLRKLAIAITESLSRQPCTYNNFSVVHDVLQQTVLNKRVFLVLDDLWNERQICWQDFLCSLKFADTMTILVTTRSKEVAQLLQTIPHFELGLLPEDHCWQLFQCYAFGHRNIHEESALVQVGRKIMEKCSCLPLAIKSIGCLLRSKMDMQTWMEISDSEFWEYSDNNEEILSALRLSFHRLPGRLKPCFLLCALYPKGEPFTKDDMIHLWTAHGYVQPSGCKTLEKVAGEYFDELNERSLIEMDTYYLVSREGHNYLKKSRVRSPVEISSGEIFDTDVSFYELHIRSLVENFHKGTTESSLPFQLFRLHDMIWDLAKSLSSCLFSAVAVDEGNLYMQNEVQHLFLWLGRGRSKQNTQRGHSELIPISKSRDLFISWINNSLGLESEPFRWRHRSTPRPSHRPQVSDFELLGLSSTALLGIALEAMIQARPDPVQDPMSSARLLAYLPENKHEYILSTQSRRSQLFKIDYLRTLILKQCTFYNIGIYTYLRALILYSCKDSGCIAAIQYLKLLRYLNIRNCDSLTGKNLNHLTQSICHLYSLEKLIVSTCWKEFSIQSCHLFSLRYLQLSVQFNDWSQHPLCHFHNLDTLCLQNCHSIAELPTGIGNLMNLRCLKLIGISEIKKLNHDSLLCQCNNNKCQLMKAIFPALMELELDSLCELQDWCKFQDSDCPKMQSITVRNCNKLRRIPYFGSVRSLMIINSALIGLQLSASNEPSQLQTLDISYCENLESLLGLENLCSLGSLYIAHCPKLFVLRQEKLLFRPQNILIDDCPGLIEWCDEQELYYHVRSYALLFFLF; encoded by the exons ATGGCGAGCGGTGGCGTGGTGGCGTCTCTACTGTCGTCGGCGACCAAGCTGCTCGACCTCCTCCGGGGTGCGCCGTCTGTTTCTCGCCGTGCAGGGCAGCAGCAGCCGGTTTCCGCAGACGTGCATCGGTTGCAGCGGCTGCTGAGGAGGATCCAGGCCACGATCGATGACGCTGGGGAGAGGGAGATCCGGGACAGTTCTGTGAAGCTATGGATCGCAGAGATCACGGTCGTCGCTCGCGACGCCGAGGACGTCCTAGAAGACTACCGTTACGAGCTGATCCGGCGGCGCGTGCAAAGACTAGAAGGCACCGGCGGCGGCGCCTCTACCTCGTGCAAGCGGAAGCACCACCACGACGACCAAGGTTATGGCATCCGTGAG AGAATGATCAGGAAGATCACACGTAGGTTCAGCATTTCCACAGATCGAGCCGGCTTTCAGTTCAGACCTGAGGGGGACGATGGTAGCACCAGTGAG GGAATCGTGGATATCACGAGGTGGTTTGAGGAAATCCATACAGATCAAACTGCCGCGCAGCTCAGGCCAGAGGACGAGgatggtgacatcagcaag CGAATTGGGGAGATCATACGCCGATTCGAGGAGATCACTGGAGATCGAGCAGCCCTGCACCTCGGACAGGAGGATGGCGAAAGAAACACTTGGAGTGGGAGGGACTCCACGTGGGAATCAAGAGTGACTAGCCATCTTCTGGATGAATCCTGTGTTTTTGGTAGGACCAAGGAAAAAGAGCATGTTGTAAAGTTGGTGAAATCATACAGTAAGTGCCCAGGAATTCATGTTTTGCCAATTGTTGGAATGGGGGGCATTGGCAAGACAACGGTGGCACAGATGGTTTACCGCGAGGTCCAAGAAAGTTATGACCTTCTGAGTTGGGTTCATGTCCCCGAAACATTTGATTTACGCAAGCTGGCGATAGCAATCACAGAGTCTCTGTCCAGACAACCATGTACATACAACAATTTTAGCGTCGTTCATgatgttctgcaacaaacagtaCTAAACAAGAGAGTGTTCCTTGTTCTGGATGATCTATGGAATGAACGGCAAATTTGCTGGCAAGATTTTCTTTGTTCACTCAAGTTTGCTGATACTATGACAATCCTGGTGACTACTAGGAGCAAAGAGGTAGCACAACTTCTGCAGACCATTCCTCACTTCGAGCTTGGCTTGTTACCTGAAGATCACTGCTGGCAGTTGTTCCAATGCTATGCTTTTGGCCATAGAAACATCCATGAAGAGTCCGCTTTGGTTCAGGTAGGTAGGAAAATTATGGAGAAATGTAGTTGCTTACCATTGGCAATTAAATCCATAGGTTGCCTGTTGCGGTCCAAGATGGATATGCAGACTTGGATGGAAATATCCGATAGTGAGTTTTGGGAATATTCAGATAATAATGAAGAGATCTTGTCGGCTCTTAGACTGAGCTTTCATCGGCTGCCAGGAAGGCTGAAGCCTTGTTTTCTGCTGTGTGCTTTATATCCCAAAGGCGAGCCTTTTACCAAGGACGACATGATTCACTTATGGACTGCTCATGGTTATGTACAGCCTTCAGGATGCAAAACACTAGAGAAGGTCGCTGGTGAGTACTTTGATGAGTTGAATGAAAGATCACTGATCGAAATGGATACATACTATTTGGTCAGTCGTGAGGGTCACAATTACTTGAAAAAGTCACGTGTAAGATCACCAGTTGAAATCTCTAGTGGGGAGATCTTCGACACTGATGTTAGCTTTTATGAGCTGCACATAAGATCATTGGTTGAAAATTTTCACAAAGGAACGACAGAGTCTTCCTTGCCATTTCAATTGTTTAGGCTGCATGACATGATTTGGGACCTTGCAAAATCTCTGTCCAGCTGCTTGTTTTCTGCTGTAGCTGTTGATGAAGGTAACCTTTACATGCAAAATGAAGTTCAGCACTTATTTCTCTGGTTAGGCAGGGGCAGATcgaaacaaaatacacagagggGGCACTCTGAACTTATCCCCATTTCTAAGTCTCGTGATCTATTCATCTCTTGGATAAACAATTCTCTTGGGCTTGAATCTGAGCCATTTAGATGGAGGCATAGGTCCACACCCAGGCCCAGCCATCGACCCCAGGTGTCTGATTTTGAGCTCCTAGGGCTAAGCTCAACTGCGTTGCTAGGCATTGCCTTGGAGGCCATGATCCAAGCACGACCTGATCCTGTGCAAGATCCCATGAGTTCAGCAAGACTTCTAGCATATTTGCCCGAAAACAAACATGAATACATACTTTCTACACAAAGTCGACGTTCTCAGTTGTTCAAAATAGATTATTTACGCACCTTAATTTTAAAACAATGTACATTTTACAATATTGGCATATACACATATCTGAGAGCTCTTATACTATATTCATGTAAAGATAGTGGCTGCATAGCTGCAATCCAATATCTGAAGCTCTTGCGCTATCTCAATATAAGGAATTGTGATTCATTGACTGGCAAAAATCTGAATCACTTGACACAATCAATATGTCATCTTTACAGCCTTGAGAAACTGATCGTATCCACTTGTTGGAAAGAGTTCTCCATTCAGTCGTGCCATCTTTTCAGTTTAAGATATCTCCAACTCTCCGTTCAATTCAATGACTGGTCCCAGCATCCACTTTGCCACTTCCATAACTTGGACACACTGTGCTTGCAGAACTGCCATAGCATTGCGGAGCTCCCTACAGGCATAGGAAATCTGATGAACCTGAGATGCCTTAAGCTTATTGGAATTTCAGAGATCAAGAAGTTGAATCATGATTCTTTACTATGTCAGTGTAATAACAACAAGTGCCAGTTAATGAAGGCAATATTCCCTGCCCTAATGGAGTTAGAACTTGATAGTCTGTGCGAACTACAGGACTGGTGTAAATTCCAGGATTCAGATTGCCCAAAGATGCAGAGCATCACTGTAAGAAACTGCAACAAACTTAGACGAATCCCTTACTTTGGTTCTGTCAGAAGTCTAATGATAATAAACTCAGCTCTAATTGGTCTCCAGCTTTCAGCATCTAACGAACCTTCTCAGCTGCAGACTCTTGATATCAGTTACTGTGAGAACCTGGAATCCTTGTTGGGACTGGAAAATCTTTGTTCTCTCGGGAGCTTATATATTGCCCATTGTCCTAAACTATTTGTCTTGCGTCAAGAGAAGCTTTTGTTTAGGCCTCAAAATATATTAATTGATGACTGCCCTGGACTGATCGAATGGTGTGATGAGCAAGAGCTCTACTATCATGTGAGGTCTTATGCTCttctattttttttattttaa